A genomic segment from Actinoplanes sichuanensis encodes:
- a CDS encoding DUF4132 domain-containing protein, with protein sequence MLPDGYADVIHTEQAALAELVETARAADQATLAVLADEITRRIERGNGLAGGHLKARIGHLTGQLDEIFDAAFPVGDPGDLRHILDIPWPTASRRALLSRALRVESGRLVMLDETTEQAIAAGDVRLMLVLIHTPLGYLARHSRARLLQALHVAGALDAAAVERAFTADRHLWDGIGGRLGLTCAESVRDHLDAFVWRLVTAPEPPPWMEFPDGPVPRGLRFLRAALAWPGDRQIADHLGSAELTTTEQAELVTFLRDRPEAEQQRVWRWRVAAGDADTLLPAFDLEAAAPLLRLIRAMPDGHEPFRQDRAAVLATVEAVGVESARRLLKRQPHELVSAVLGDNRAAVLKRVKNNALQGIAAFGMLPLAPDETVLDRYLAIREIAKRGPALGPNRRISHAAAVDVALDHLSQVSGAGFLEWDCEAQIAAEAPTTADAGDYRVELRFDGADPVLAVSRAGKPLKSVPAAVRSHASYRELREHQERLREQARRMRTGLVERLVATTATLTPDELARLRSLPAGEAMLPGLIWRDRGGVIGLLDDVDVTGPVTAVHPFDLLTAGTLAHWQEEVVRRRLRQPVKQAFRELYVLTPAERAAVGVSQRFAGQTVTGRVAAQLLAGRGWSTGHEYGDHQATRPAGDGVVAALSADLHGYWGMGDVVIGGLRFLRDDRSIPLADVSPVVFSEVMRDLDLAVSVAGTAPERWGSPAQAESRARVLTALIDDLGLTGVTVDGTAAVVRGTRATYRVHLTSGSIHVEPAGYLCVVPADFGAAAHPRLFLPFADDDRMTSVILSKVLLLSEDDRITDPSILQQLKALT encoded by the coding sequence ATGCTCCCCGACGGATACGCCGACGTGATCCACACCGAGCAGGCCGCCCTGGCCGAGCTGGTCGAGACGGCCCGGGCCGCCGACCAGGCCACTCTGGCCGTCCTGGCCGACGAGATCACCCGCCGGATCGAGCGGGGCAACGGGCTGGCCGGCGGCCATCTCAAAGCCCGCATCGGCCACCTGACCGGGCAGCTCGACGAGATCTTCGACGCGGCGTTCCCGGTCGGCGACCCGGGCGACCTGCGCCACATTCTGGACATCCCGTGGCCGACCGCGTCACGTCGTGCCCTGCTGTCCCGGGCGCTGCGCGTCGAGAGTGGCCGGCTCGTGATGCTCGACGAGACCACCGAGCAGGCCATCGCCGCAGGCGACGTGCGTCTGATGCTGGTTCTGATCCACACGCCGCTGGGTTACCTGGCCCGGCATTCCCGGGCCCGGCTGCTGCAGGCCCTGCACGTGGCCGGCGCTCTGGACGCGGCGGCCGTCGAGCGGGCCTTCACCGCCGACCGCCACCTGTGGGACGGCATCGGCGGCCGGTTGGGGCTGACCTGCGCCGAGTCGGTGCGCGACCATCTGGATGCCTTCGTGTGGCGGCTGGTGACCGCGCCCGAGCCGCCACCGTGGATGGAGTTCCCGGACGGGCCCGTTCCACGCGGGCTGCGTTTCCTCCGGGCCGCCCTCGCCTGGCCCGGCGATCGGCAGATCGCCGACCACCTGGGCTCGGCCGAGCTGACCACCACCGAGCAGGCCGAGCTGGTGACGTTCCTGCGCGACCGGCCCGAGGCGGAGCAGCAGCGGGTCTGGCGCTGGCGGGTGGCCGCCGGTGACGCCGACACACTGCTGCCGGCGTTCGACCTGGAGGCGGCCGCGCCGCTGCTGCGCCTGATCCGGGCGATGCCCGACGGTCACGAGCCGTTCCGGCAGGATCGGGCCGCGGTGCTCGCCACCGTCGAGGCGGTCGGTGTGGAGTCCGCCCGGCGGCTGCTGAAACGGCAACCGCACGAGCTGGTGTCGGCGGTCCTCGGCGACAACCGGGCCGCCGTGCTCAAGCGGGTGAAGAACAACGCGCTGCAGGGCATCGCCGCGTTCGGGATGCTGCCGCTCGCTCCGGACGAGACGGTCCTCGACCGCTACCTGGCGATACGTGAGATCGCCAAGAGAGGCCCGGCCCTCGGCCCCAACCGGCGCATCTCGCACGCCGCGGCGGTCGACGTCGCCCTCGACCATCTGTCCCAGGTCTCCGGGGCCGGCTTCCTGGAGTGGGACTGTGAGGCGCAGATCGCCGCCGAGGCACCCACCACGGCTGACGCCGGCGACTACCGGGTCGAGCTTCGCTTCGACGGTGCCGATCCGGTGCTCGCGGTGAGCCGGGCCGGCAAGCCACTGAAGTCGGTTCCGGCCGCGGTCCGGTCGCACGCCTCCTACCGCGAGTTGCGCGAGCACCAGGAGCGGCTGCGCGAGCAGGCCCGGCGGATGCGGACCGGCCTGGTCGAGCGGCTGGTCGCCACCACGGCCACGCTCACCCCCGACGAGTTGGCCCGGCTGCGGTCGCTACCGGCCGGTGAGGCGATGCTGCCCGGCCTGATCTGGCGTGACCGGGGCGGCGTCATCGGCCTGCTCGACGACGTCGACGTCACCGGCCCGGTCACCGCCGTGCATCCGTTCGACCTGCTCACCGCGGGCACGCTGGCCCACTGGCAGGAGGAGGTCGTGCGGCGGCGGCTGCGGCAGCCGGTGAAACAGGCGTTCCGCGAGCTGTATGTGCTGACTCCCGCCGAGCGGGCCGCGGTCGGCGTGTCGCAGCGGTTCGCCGGGCAGACGGTCACCGGCCGGGTCGCCGCCCAGCTACTCGCCGGGCGGGGCTGGAGCACCGGCCACGAGTATGGGGATCATCAGGCCACCCGCCCGGCCGGCGACGGTGTCGTGGCCGCGTTGAGCGCCGACCTGCACGGTTACTGGGGCATGGGTGACGTGGTGATCGGCGGTCTGCGGTTCCTGCGCGACGACCGGTCGATCCCGCTGGCCGACGTGTCACCGGTGGTGTTCTCCGAGGTGATGCGCGACCTGGACCTGGCCGTCTCGGTCGCCGGGACGGCGCCGGAGCGTTGGGGGTCGCCCGCGCAGGCGGAGAGCCGGGCCCGGGTGCTGACCGCCCTGATCGACGACCTGGGCCTGACCGGGGTCACCGTCGACGGCACGGCCGCGGTGGTCCGCGGTACCCGGGCCACCTACCGGGTGCACCTGACCAGCGGCAGCATCCACGTCGAACCGGCCGGCTACCTGTGTGTCGTCCCGGCCGATTTCGGGGCCGCCGCACACCCCAGGTTGTTCCTGCCGTTCGCCGACGACGACCGGATGACGAGCGTGATCCTCTCCAAGGTCCTCCTGCTGTCCGAGGACGACCGCATCACCGACCCGTCGATCCTCCAACAGCTGAAGGCACTGACGTGA
- a CDS encoding GNAT family N-acetyltransferase has translation MFDAVVLPSGVVLRSLREQDAAAMLDVHVRNREHLAPYEFPRPESFFTLDGQRDRMRSIVAEEQAGEVITRVMVRGAQVVGFSCLTRITPAPLCGADLGYWTDAAEQGRGLAGAAVAHLLAVAEARGLHRIEAATAPGNVPSQKVLVKNGFSHYGTAHGHLFLNGAWQDSHLYERVLNDVPPR, from the coding sequence GTGTTCGATGCGGTGGTTCTGCCGTCCGGTGTGGTGCTGCGTTCGCTGCGGGAGCAGGACGCCGCGGCGATGCTCGACGTGCATGTGCGTAACCGGGAGCACCTGGCGCCGTACGAGTTTCCGCGACCGGAGTCGTTCTTCACCCTCGACGGCCAGCGCGACCGGATGCGGTCGATCGTGGCCGAGGAGCAGGCCGGTGAGGTGATCACCCGGGTGATGGTCCGCGGTGCGCAGGTCGTCGGGTTCTCCTGCCTGACCCGGATCACGCCGGCCCCGCTGTGCGGCGCCGATCTGGGCTACTGGACGGACGCCGCCGAGCAGGGCCGGGGATTGGCCGGTGCCGCCGTCGCGCACCTGTTGGCGGTGGCCGAGGCGCGGGGCCTGCACCGGATCGAGGCGGCGACCGCGCCGGGCAACGTGCCGTCGCAGAAGGTGCTGGTCAAGAACGGGTTCAGCCATTACGGCACGGCGCACGGCCACCTGTTCCTCAACGGCGCGTGGCAGGACAGCCACCTCTACGAGCGGGTCCTCAACGACGTGCCGCCGAGGTGA